Proteins from a single region of Hymenobacter aquaticus:
- a CDS encoding ATP-dependent Clp protease adaptor ClpS: protein MNTKPQIDYDEDVLLLEETTEVRDLIVYNDDVNTFEHVIRTLIDVCGHEPEQAEQCTLLIHHKGQCTVKHGAYEELADMCTAIHDRGISADVL from the coding sequence ATGAACACCAAACCGCAAATCGACTACGACGAGGATGTACTGCTGCTGGAGGAAACCACCGAAGTGCGCGACCTAATCGTGTACAACGACGACGTGAACACCTTCGAGCACGTCATCCGAACCCTGATCGACGTGTGCGGCCACGAGCCGGAACAAGCCGAGCAGTGCACTCTGCTGATTCACCACAAAGGGCAGTGCACCGTCAAGCACGGGGCCTACGAGGAGCTGGCCGACATGTGCACCGCCATCCACGACCGGGGCATCTCCGCCGACGTACTCTAA
- a CDS encoding MarR family winged helix-turn-helix transcriptional regulator: MRIEDEIKQPVFKDDYQKGYINLVYTAGWLQQQQACAFREFDITLPQFNILRILRGQHPKPATVNLLIERMLDKTSNASRIVDKLEAKHLVTRTVCPSNRRAVDIRITDTGLDLLHRMDEGVMKQHHGLQNLTADEAAQFNRLLDKIRD, encoded by the coding sequence ATGAGAATTGAAGACGAAATCAAGCAGCCGGTGTTCAAGGACGACTACCAGAAAGGCTACATCAATCTGGTGTACACGGCCGGCTGGCTGCAGCAGCAGCAGGCCTGCGCCTTTCGCGAATTTGACATCACGCTGCCGCAATTCAACATTCTGCGCATTCTGCGGGGCCAGCACCCCAAGCCCGCTACCGTGAACCTGCTCATCGAGCGGATGCTGGACAAAACCAGCAACGCCTCGCGCATCGTCGACAAGCTCGAAGCCAAGCATCTGGTGACGCGCACCGTGTGCCCCAGCAACCGCCGGGCCGTCGACATCCGCATCACCGACACCGGCCTCGACCTGCTGCACCGCATGGACGAGGGCGTGATGAAGCAGCACCACGGCCTGCAAAACCTGACGGCCGACGAGGCCGCGCAGTTCAACCGCCTACTCGATAAAATCCGCGACTGA
- a CDS encoding DUF6799 domain-containing protein, with product MIRALSSAVLFLALAAPLSTQAQTKPARPAGAVEASGTDQFLMRDGEVVLRQGSTTKPLTQNVVLSNGTKVNYKSGIVELPGGKKTTLKEGDYVTMQGDIVFATPGSAAASRGTTAPASGQFEQYVDRNSAPTTADMETRLSSLNSRITLMAQKIQLLNDKISLLSAGTQRPADTSQLDQQIKALDEQLRQVK from the coding sequence ATGATTCGCGCCCTCTCCTCCGCCGTTCTTTTTTTGGCTTTGGCGGCCCCCCTCAGCACCCAGGCCCAGACCAAGCCCGCCCGCCCCGCCGGCGCGGTAGAAGCCAGCGGCACCGACCAGTTTCTGATGCGCGACGGGGAAGTAGTATTGCGCCAGGGCAGCACCACCAAGCCCCTGACCCAGAACGTGGTACTCAGCAACGGCACGAAAGTAAACTACAAGAGCGGCATCGTGGAGCTGCCCGGCGGCAAGAAAACCACCCTGAAGGAAGGCGACTACGTGACCATGCAGGGCGACATTGTGTTTGCCACGCCCGGCAGCGCGGCGGCCTCGCGTGGCACCACGGCCCCGGCCAGCGGCCAGTTTGAGCAGTACGTGGACCGCAACTCGGCGCCCACTACCGCCGACATGGAAACCCGCCTGAGCAGCCTCAACAGCCGCATTACGCTCATGGCCCAGAAAATCCAGCTGCTCAACGACAAAATCAGCCTGCTGAGCGCCGGCACCCAGCGCCCCGCCGACACCAGCCAGCTCGATCAGCAGATTAAAGCCCTGGACGAGCAGCTGCGCCAGGTAAAGTAG
- a CDS encoding dipeptide epimerase: MAAHELPLRYTWKISRNASVVKTNLVVRVGGSGATGWGEAAPNVRYGETPEKLTTEFEALLRVGLGEITRLHELEELLAAFGPSHALRFALESAFVHREAALVGQSVSGWLGVPAPGSQVPTAFTLPIMEPGEVAGFVAAQQMSRFSLLKIKVNQEGGYDLLRALTQVLPGRELIIDGNEAWTDADALLGFLEKARALPGLRVRLLEQPMPASCPTDYRYLRSRSPWPVFADESVTDKADFRDIAQQFHGVNMKLMKAGGYLNGIRILQQTRAHGLQTMLGCMVETSLGIWSALQISHLADVCDLDGLLILRDEPFGLVREQHGLLTALPVCWNHLRPVVS; this comes from the coding sequence TTGGCCGCTCACGAGCTGCCCCTGCGCTACACCTGGAAAATCTCCCGCAATGCTTCCGTAGTCAAAACCAACCTCGTGGTGCGGGTAGGCGGCAGCGGGGCCACGGGCTGGGGCGAGGCGGCGCCCAACGTGCGCTACGGCGAAACGCCGGAAAAGCTCACGACCGAATTTGAGGCCCTGCTGCGGGTGGGGCTCGGCGAAATTACCCGGCTGCACGAGCTGGAAGAGCTGCTGGCTGCTTTCGGCCCGTCCCACGCCCTGCGTTTCGCCCTCGAATCGGCCTTCGTGCACCGGGAAGCGGCGTTGGTGGGCCAGTCGGTGTCGGGGTGGCTGGGCGTGCCCGCCCCGGGCAGTCAGGTGCCCACGGCCTTCACGCTGCCCATCATGGAGCCCGGCGAAGTGGCCGGTTTCGTGGCCGCGCAGCAAATGAGCCGCTTTTCCCTGCTCAAAATCAAAGTCAACCAGGAAGGCGGCTACGACCTGCTGCGCGCCCTGACCCAAGTGCTGCCGGGCCGGGAGCTGATTATCGACGGCAACGAAGCCTGGACCGATGCCGACGCGCTGCTGGGCTTTCTGGAAAAGGCCCGCGCCCTGCCCGGCCTGCGGGTGCGCCTGCTGGAGCAGCCCATGCCCGCCAGCTGCCCCACCGACTACCGCTACCTGCGCAGCCGCTCGCCCTGGCCGGTTTTTGCCGACGAGTCGGTGACGGACAAGGCGGATTTCCGGGACATTGCCCAGCAGTTCCACGGCGTGAATATGAAGCTGATGAAGGCCGGCGGCTACCTCAACGGCATCCGGATCTTGCAGCAAACCCGCGCCCACGGCCTGCAAACAATGCTGGGCTGCATGGTCGAAACCTCCCTGGGCATCTGGTCGGCCCTGCAGATCAGCCACCTGGCCGACGTGTGCGACCTCGACGGCCTGCTGATTCTGCGCGACGAGCCCTTCGGCCTGGTGCGCGAGCAGCACGGCCTGCTGACCGCCCTGCCCGTGTGCTGGAACCACCTGCGGCCAGTGGTAAGCTAA
- a CDS encoding dicarboxylate/amino acid:cation symporter, with amino-acid sequence MKFSRLVPVVLLLFVVAVVLTVLHAYNLGGLPDAVPTAARWLALAAMTAYATQRRSLTFWIVVSMFVGAEAGADFPEEAQSLKVLSDVFLRLVKTIIAPLVFATLVVGIAGHADLKKVGRMGVKALVYFEIVTTFALFIGLAAINLTKAGKLDPAVLAAAQASNNVQETIAAAPKQSAADIITHIFPENIAKSIAEGQVLQVVVFAIIFAIGLAMVHAKHRRPMVEWAESLSEVMFKFTNVVMFFAPLGVGGAIAYTVGKMGFGPLVNAVQLLLTLYAALIAFIILVLVPVALIARIPIKRFVQAIAEPVSIAFATTSSEAALPRAMEAMESIGVPRRVVAFVMPTGYSFNLDGTTLYLSLAAIFVAQAAGVELTFGQQLVMVFTLMLTSKGVAGVPRASLVILLATVASFNLPTWPVFIILGIDALMDMARTAVNVIGNCLASAVVARWEGEFIDNYVAPPLDELAEADSSLAHQVH; translated from the coding sequence ATGAAGTTCTCCCGCCTCGTCCCCGTGGTGCTGCTGCTGTTTGTGGTAGCCGTGGTTCTCACCGTTTTGCACGCCTACAACCTCGGCGGCCTGCCCGACGCGGTGCCCACCGCGGCCCGCTGGCTGGCCCTGGCCGCCATGACGGCCTACGCCACGCAGCGCCGCTCCCTCACCTTCTGGATTGTGGTGAGCATGTTCGTGGGAGCCGAGGCCGGCGCTGATTTCCCCGAGGAGGCCCAGAGCCTGAAGGTGCTCAGTGACGTGTTTCTGCGCCTGGTCAAAACCATCATTGCCCCGCTGGTATTCGCCACGCTGGTAGTGGGCATTGCCGGCCACGCCGACCTGAAAAAAGTGGGCCGCATGGGCGTCAAGGCCCTGGTGTACTTCGAAATCGTCACCACGTTTGCCCTCTTCATCGGGCTGGCGGCCATCAACCTGACCAAGGCTGGCAAGCTCGACCCGGCCGTGCTGGCCGCCGCCCAGGCCAGCAACAACGTGCAGGAAACCATTGCGGCGGCCCCCAAGCAAAGCGCGGCCGACATCATCACCCACATTTTTCCCGAAAACATTGCCAAGTCGATTGCCGAAGGGCAGGTGCTGCAGGTGGTGGTGTTTGCCATCATCTTCGCCATTGGCCTGGCGATGGTGCACGCCAAGCACCGCCGCCCGATGGTGGAGTGGGCCGAAAGCCTGTCGGAGGTGATGTTTAAGTTTACCAACGTGGTTATGTTTTTCGCCCCGCTGGGCGTGGGCGGCGCCATTGCCTACACCGTGGGCAAGATGGGCTTCGGGCCGCTGGTGAATGCCGTGCAGCTGCTGCTGACCCTGTACGCGGCCCTGATTGCCTTTATCATTCTGGTGCTGGTGCCGGTGGCGCTTATTGCGCGCATTCCCATCAAACGATTCGTGCAGGCCATTGCCGAGCCCGTCAGCATTGCCTTTGCTACCACCAGCTCGGAAGCGGCCCTGCCCCGGGCCATGGAAGCTATGGAAAGCATTGGGGTGCCGCGCCGGGTGGTGGCCTTCGTGATGCCGACCGGCTACTCCTTCAACCTCGACGGCACCACGCTCTACCTGTCGTTGGCGGCCATCTTCGTGGCCCAGGCGGCCGGCGTCGAGCTGACTTTCGGCCAGCAGCTGGTGATGGTGTTTACCCTGATGCTGACCAGCAAGGGCGTGGCCGGCGTGCCCCGGGCGTCCCTGGTAATCCTGCTGGCCACGGTGGCCTCGTTCAACCTGCCGACCTGGCCGGTGTTCATCATCCTGGGTATCGACGCGCTGATGGACATGGCCCGCACCGCCGTCAACGTTATCGGCAACTGCCTGGCCTCGGCCGTGGTGGCCCGCTGGGAAGGCGAGTTTATCGACAACTACGTGGCCCCGCCCCTCGACGAGCTGGCCGAAGCCGACAGCAGCCTGGCCCACCAGGTGCACTAA
- a CDS encoding YceI family protein produces MKKFALSALFVASILAAPAVAKDPSAPKAATSTKAAAVYKVQPQLSTLGWVGKKVTGQHNGTIQFKSGDVEVKGNQITGGTFLIDMNSLKVEDLKDAEYAGKLVGHLRSDDFFSIEKNPTSTFKITKITPIKGAAADANNATVTGNLTIKGITKPISFPAKIGVKNGVAAASGTATIDRTQFDIKYGSKSFFESIGDKAIDNDFTLSFNVIAKQ; encoded by the coding sequence ATGAAAAAATTCGCTCTTTCCGCCCTGTTCGTTGCTTCTATCCTGGCCGCGCCGGCCGTAGCCAAAGACCCCTCGGCTCCGAAGGCTGCTACCAGCACCAAAGCCGCCGCAGTGTACAAAGTGCAGCCGCAGCTCAGCACCCTGGGCTGGGTCGGTAAAAAAGTTACGGGCCAGCACAACGGCACCATTCAGTTCAAGAGCGGCGACGTGGAAGTGAAAGGCAACCAAATCACCGGCGGCACTTTCCTAATCGACATGAACTCGCTGAAAGTGGAAGACCTGAAGGATGCCGAGTACGCCGGCAAACTGGTGGGCCACCTGCGCTCCGACGACTTCTTCAGCATCGAGAAGAACCCGACTTCGACCTTCAAAATCACCAAGATTACGCCCATCAAAGGCGCGGCGGCCGATGCCAACAACGCTACCGTAACCGGCAACCTGACCATCAAGGGCATCACCAAGCCGATTAGCTTCCCCGCTAAAATCGGCGTGAAAAACGGGGTAGCTGCCGCTTCCGGCACCGCCACCATCGACCGGACCCAGTTCGACATCAAATACGGCTCGAAGTCGTTCTTCGAAAGCATCGGCGACAAAGCCATTGACAACGACTTCACCCTGAGCTTCAACGTTATTGCCAAGCAATAA
- a CDS encoding M16 family metallopeptidase, producing the protein MKHSVQAWLLAAGLLVAPVAQAQKKAPATAATPASAQAFPYPIQQKQLANGLNVVTVPFDSPGLASFFLVVRAGSRDEVEPGHTGFAHFFEHVMFRGTEKYSKDQYNEVLKSLGASANANTSLDRTVYHMTGNATMLEKMFEVEADRFQHLKYPEHDFKAEAGAVKGEYTKNSASLYTQLNEKVADAAFDKHTYEHTTMGFFKDVVDMPNQYQYSLQFFDRFYRPEYTTLLVVGDVKPEQVNQLADKYFSTWQRGSYKPTIAPEPEQTAPRYVHIQNANFPPLVSLSYRGPAFSDQNKDLPALDILTTMLFSDNSPLYEKLVVKEQKVRFVGGAPNYTRDPYLTSIRASVVKAADMAYVKDEITKALEELKTKPVDAKRLADTKSALKYGFLMGLDSPDQIANGVAEFIWLTGNPQSLNNYYALYDQVTPADIQAAAQKYFVPEHLTVGTIGPNTTGGVQ; encoded by the coding sequence ATGAAACACTCTGTACAGGCCTGGCTGCTGGCGGCGGGCCTTCTGGTGGCACCCGTGGCCCAGGCGCAAAAAAAAGCCCCAGCCACGGCGGCTACGCCCGCCTCGGCCCAGGCTTTCCCCTACCCCATTCAGCAGAAGCAGCTGGCCAACGGCCTGAACGTCGTGACCGTGCCCTTCGACTCGCCGGGCCTGGCCTCGTTCTTTTTGGTGGTGCGCGCCGGCTCGCGCGACGAAGTGGAGCCCGGCCATACCGGCTTTGCCCACTTCTTTGAGCACGTGATGTTCCGGGGCACGGAAAAATATTCGAAAGACCAGTACAACGAAGTGCTGAAAAGCCTGGGAGCCTCGGCTAACGCCAACACCTCCCTCGACCGGACCGTGTACCACATGACCGGCAACGCGACGATGCTGGAGAAGATGTTTGAGGTGGAAGCCGACCGGTTTCAGCACCTGAAATACCCTGAGCACGACTTCAAGGCCGAAGCCGGGGCCGTGAAGGGCGAGTACACTAAGAACTCGGCCTCGCTCTACACCCAGCTCAACGAGAAGGTAGCCGACGCGGCCTTCGACAAGCACACGTACGAGCACACCACCATGGGCTTTTTCAAGGACGTGGTAGACATGCCCAACCAGTACCAGTACTCCCTGCAGTTCTTCGACCGGTTTTACCGCCCCGAGTACACCACCCTGCTGGTGGTCGGCGACGTGAAGCCCGAGCAGGTAAACCAGCTGGCCGACAAGTACTTCAGCACGTGGCAGCGCGGCAGCTACAAGCCCACCATTGCCCCCGAGCCCGAGCAGACGGCCCCGCGCTACGTGCACATCCAGAACGCCAACTTCCCGCCCCTGGTGAGCCTTAGCTACCGCGGCCCGGCCTTCTCCGACCAGAACAAGGACCTGCCCGCCCTGGATATTCTGACCACGATGCTGTTTTCCGACAACTCACCGCTGTACGAGAAGCTGGTGGTGAAAGAGCAGAAAGTGCGCTTCGTGGGCGGCGCGCCCAACTACACCCGCGACCCGTACCTGACCTCCATCCGGGCTTCGGTGGTGAAGGCGGCCGACATGGCCTACGTGAAAGACGAAATTACCAAGGCCCTGGAAGAGCTGAAAACCAAGCCCGTGGACGCCAAGCGCCTGGCCGATACCAAGTCGGCGCTGAAGTACGGCTTCCTGATGGGCCTCGACTCGCCCGACCAGATTGCCAACGGCGTGGCCGAGTTTATCTGGCTGACCGGCAACCCGCAGAGCCTCAACAACTACTACGCCCTCTACGACCAGGTAACGCCGGCCGACATCCAGGCTGCGGCCCAGAAATACTTCGTGCCCGAGCACCTCACCGTGGGCACCATCGGGCCCAACACCACGGGCGGCGTGCAGTAG
- a CDS encoding SdpA family antimicrobial peptide system protein gives MKAKRFVFYLTLIILGFVLVAKAGQASVGTNATETSFQERYMFSVLLPEGWGFFTKNPRDAKTVLYTVGPDKTLALATYKNAAAQNLCGLSRRSRRLNLEFSRVMAQVQEKDWTRQQAYSLTELLHADTIAAVVIPYSTRHFTQLAKGDYVVKRFNVVPWAWAQYPEHFTNPEQYLKLTIK, from the coding sequence ATGAAAGCCAAACGGTTTGTCTTTTACCTCACGCTCATCATCCTGGGCTTTGTGCTGGTGGCCAAGGCCGGCCAGGCCTCGGTGGGCACCAACGCCACCGAAACCTCTTTTCAGGAGCGCTATATGTTCAGCGTGTTGCTGCCCGAGGGCTGGGGTTTTTTCACTAAGAATCCGCGGGACGCCAAAACAGTGCTGTATACAGTCGGGCCCGATAAAACCCTGGCGCTGGCCACCTACAAAAACGCCGCCGCCCAGAACCTGTGCGGGTTGTCGCGCCGCAGCCGCCGCCTCAATCTCGAGTTTAGCCGGGTAATGGCTCAGGTGCAGGAAAAAGACTGGACCCGGCAGCAGGCCTACTCCCTGACCGAGCTCCTGCACGCCGATACTATTGCGGCGGTAGTTATTCCCTACTCTACCCGGCACTTTACCCAGTTGGCCAAAGGCGACTACGTGGTTAAGCGCTTCAACGTGGTGCCTTGGGCCTGGGCACAGTATCCGGAGCACTTCACTAACCCCGAGCAATACCTGAAACTCACCATTAAGTAA
- the recR gene encoding recombination mediator RecR: MEFPSKLIENAVGELAKLPGIGRKTALRLTLHLLKAETEATSALAEALAKMRFEITYCQTCHNISDTEECSICANKLRDHSMVCVVSDIRDVIAIENTGQYQGVYHVLGGVISPIEGIGPSDLHIDTLLTRIPESEIKEIILAISPTMEGDTTAFFLSRKLREFPDVHISTIARGIPMGGELEYADEITLGRSIVERTRQAKA; encoded by the coding sequence ATGGAGTTTCCTTCCAAGCTTATAGAAAACGCAGTAGGGGAGTTGGCGAAGCTGCCGGGCATCGGCCGCAAAACCGCGCTGCGCCTCACGCTGCACCTGCTCAAGGCCGAAACCGAAGCCACCAGCGCCCTGGCCGAGGCCCTGGCCAAGATGCGCTTCGAAATTACCTACTGCCAGACTTGCCACAACATCTCCGACACGGAGGAGTGCAGCATCTGCGCCAACAAGCTGCGCGACCATAGCATGGTCTGCGTCGTGTCCGACATCCGCGACGTTATTGCCATTGAAAACACCGGCCAGTACCAGGGCGTCTACCACGTGCTGGGCGGCGTGATTTCGCCCATCGAGGGCATCGGCCCTTCCGATCTGCACATCGACACGCTGCTGACCCGCATTCCAGAGTCGGAAATCAAGGAAATTATCCTGGCCATCAGCCCCACGATGGAAGGCGACACCACCGCGTTTTTCCTCTCGCGCAAGCTGCGCGAGTTTCCCGACGTGCACATCAGCACCATTGCCCGCGGCATCCCGATGGGCGGCGAGCTGGAGTACGCCGACGAAATTACCCTGGGCCGCTCCATCGTGGAGCGCACCCGCCAAGCGAAGGCGTAA
- a CDS encoding S9 family peptidase yields the protein MHYLPSRLALLFVLALVGQLPARAQQKLLTMEDAFLNRSLQPQNLRQLTWIPGSNDEYSYVRATGGQDELVRGAATTSQPTAVVPLTRLSAALQAAGGAEVKAFPAVQWLNGAAFVLTSNGQVYRYDVGSGQASKLVRYAADAENVDADASRTRVAYTKDQNLFVSLTGRENEAVTQESNPAIVNGQAAHRSEFGITKGTFWSPQGQKLAFYRMDQTMVTDYPIVTVLPTPAQAVPIKYPMAGDKSHEVTVGVYDVASRKTVFLQTGETREQYLTNLSWSPDEKFIYVAVLNRAQNHMQLKQFDAASGAFVNTLFEEKDEKYVEPQHPLLFVPGHPDQFVWQSQRDGYNHLYLYSTSGKLLRQLTKGAFVVTDVLGFDAKGKELLFTATAHDGLDRQVQAVSLSGKLRRISQAAGTHAGTLSPSGKYVLDNFSSATTPRLIQTLRVADGQVGATLLTAPNPVEGYALGQTKLVTVQAADGQTTLNARLITPPNFDPAKKYPTVVYLYGGPHVQLVTNSWLGGANLWMQLMAQKGYVVFTIDSRGSGNRGRAFEQATFRQLGTQEMQDQLRGVEYLKSLPYVDAARIGIHGWSFGGFMTTTMMTRSPGTFKVGIGGGPVIDWRLYEVMYTERYMDTPQENPEGYAKANLLNYVDQLRGRLLLIHGTVDDVVVWQHSLDYLKTAVDKGMQLDYFVYPGHPHNVGGKDRVHLYHKITQYFDEHL from the coding sequence ATGCATTATCTACCGTCGCGCCTGGCTTTGCTGTTCGTGCTGGCGCTGGTGGGGCAGCTGCCGGCCCGTGCCCAGCAGAAGCTGCTCACCATGGAAGACGCCTTCCTCAACCGCAGCCTGCAACCCCAGAACCTGCGGCAGCTCACCTGGATTCCGGGCTCAAACGATGAATACAGCTACGTGCGCGCCACCGGCGGCCAGGACGAGTTGGTACGCGGCGCCGCTACCACCAGTCAGCCCACCGCCGTGGTGCCGCTGACCAGGCTCAGCGCGGCCCTACAGGCGGCCGGCGGTGCCGAAGTCAAGGCCTTTCCGGCCGTGCAGTGGCTGAATGGCGCGGCCTTCGTGCTGACCAGCAACGGCCAGGTGTACCGCTACGACGTGGGCAGCGGGCAGGCCAGCAAGCTGGTGCGCTACGCCGCCGACGCGGAAAACGTGGACGCCGACGCCTCCCGCACCCGCGTGGCTTATACCAAAGACCAGAACCTGTTTGTTTCCCTGACGGGCCGCGAAAATGAGGCCGTTACCCAGGAATCCAACCCGGCCATCGTGAACGGGCAGGCGGCCCACCGCTCGGAGTTCGGCATCACCAAAGGCACGTTCTGGAGCCCCCAGGGCCAGAAGCTGGCCTTCTACCGCATGGATCAGACGATGGTGACGGACTACCCCATCGTGACGGTGCTGCCCACCCCGGCCCAGGCCGTGCCCATCAAGTACCCGATGGCCGGCGACAAAAGCCACGAGGTAACGGTGGGCGTGTACGACGTGGCTTCGCGCAAAACCGTGTTTCTGCAAACCGGGGAGACCCGGGAGCAGTACCTGACCAACCTGAGCTGGAGCCCCGACGAGAAGTTTATCTACGTGGCCGTGCTCAACCGCGCCCAGAACCACATGCAGCTCAAGCAGTTCGATGCTGCTTCGGGGGCTTTCGTCAACACGCTGTTCGAGGAAAAAGACGAGAAGTACGTGGAGCCCCAGCACCCGCTGCTGTTCGTGCCCGGCCACCCCGACCAGTTCGTCTGGCAGAGTCAGCGCGACGGGTACAACCACCTCTACCTCTACTCCACCAGCGGCAAGCTGCTGCGCCAACTCACCAAGGGCGCTTTTGTGGTAACCGACGTGCTGGGCTTTGATGCCAAGGGCAAAGAGCTGCTGTTCACGGCCACGGCCCACGACGGGCTGGACCGCCAGGTGCAGGCCGTGAGTTTGAGCGGCAAGCTGCGCCGCATTTCCCAGGCCGCCGGCACCCACGCGGGCACGCTCAGCCCCTCGGGCAAGTACGTGCTCGACAACTTCAGCAGCGCCACCACGCCCCGCCTGATTCAGACCCTGCGCGTGGCCGACGGCCAGGTGGGCGCCACCTTGCTGACCGCGCCCAACCCGGTGGAAGGCTACGCCCTGGGCCAAACCAAGCTGGTGACGGTGCAGGCCGCCGACGGGCAGACCACGCTGAATGCCCGCCTGATTACGCCGCCCAACTTCGACCCCGCCAAGAAATATCCGACGGTAGTGTACCTCTACGGCGGCCCCCACGTGCAGCTGGTCACCAACAGCTGGCTCGGCGGCGCCAACCTCTGGATGCAGCTCATGGCCCAGAAAGGCTACGTGGTGTTTACCATCGACTCGCGGGGCTCGGGCAACCGGGGCCGGGCCTTTGAGCAGGCCACTTTCCGCCAGCTCGGCACCCAGGAAATGCAGGACCAGCTCCGGGGCGTGGAATATCTGAAAAGCCTGCCCTACGTGGACGCCGCCCGCATCGGCATTCACGGCTGGAGCTTCGGCGGCTTTATGACGACGACCATGATGACGCGCAGCCCCGGCACGTTCAAGGTCGGCATCGGCGGCGGGCCGGTTATCGACTGGCGCCTGTACGAGGTGATGTACACGGAGCGCTACATGGACACGCCCCAGGAAAACCCCGAGGGCTACGCCAAAGCCAACCTGCTCAACTACGTGGACCAGCTGCGGGGCCGGCTGCTGCTCATCCACGGCACCGTGGACGACGTGGTGGTGTGGCAGCACAGCCTCGACTACCTGAAAACGGCCGTGGATAAGGGCATGCAGCTCGACTACTTCGTGTACCCCGGCCACCCGCACAACGTGGGCGGCAAAGACCGGGTGCACCTCTACCACAAGATTACCCAGTACTTCGACGAGCACCTGTAG
- a CDS encoding sporulation-delaying protein SdpB family protein translates to MYTKILRALDSYAAVNPFTWVYGLGRSLLALGTIITLTFSPPDILFDAQLFGKMSLSPSFESFNIFFLLGFEQLPYAYAASLGVLLLVVSGVFPRYTGVLHWLVTYGLFQSASLVEGGDQIGSILTMLLVPVTLLDNRRNHWVNEPQAQPSYYRNFVARGALTLIALQMAVLYFHAGVEKMYKLEEWKNGTAVYYFFNDPLFGYPDWMQGLLAEALTNAYVVTTLTWGTIVLEIALFGALFMSPQRRYQLLWPAIGFHLGIALVFGLVSFLLAMAGGLVLYMVPPQAAGPGRKKRKTLGESSSSTTAASVYALAQAAAA, encoded by the coding sequence ATGTACACGAAGATCCTCCGCGCCCTGGATTCCTACGCGGCCGTCAACCCGTTTACCTGGGTGTATGGCCTGGGCCGCAGCCTGCTGGCGCTGGGCACCATCATTACGCTGACGTTCAGCCCGCCCGACATCCTGTTCGACGCGCAGCTGTTTGGCAAGATGAGCCTGAGCCCCTCGTTCGAAAGCTTCAATATTTTCTTTCTGCTGGGCTTCGAGCAGCTACCCTACGCCTACGCTGCCAGCTTGGGGGTACTGCTGCTGGTAGTGTCCGGCGTGTTTCCGCGCTACACGGGCGTGCTGCACTGGCTGGTGACGTATGGGCTTTTTCAGTCGGCCAGCCTGGTGGAAGGCGGCGACCAGATCGGCTCCATCCTCACGATGCTGCTGGTGCCAGTGACGCTGCTGGACAACCGTCGCAACCACTGGGTGAACGAGCCCCAGGCCCAGCCCAGCTACTACCGCAACTTCGTGGCCCGCGGCGCCCTCACCCTGATTGCCCTGCAGATGGCGGTGCTCTACTTCCACGCCGGGGTCGAGAAAATGTATAAGTTGGAGGAGTGGAAAAACGGGACGGCGGTATACTACTTCTTCAACGATCCGCTGTTCGGCTACCCCGACTGGATGCAGGGCCTGCTGGCGGAGGCTCTGACTAACGCCTACGTGGTTACGACGCTGACCTGGGGCACCATTGTTTTAGAAATAGCCTTGTTTGGCGCCCTGTTTATGAGCCCGCAGCGCCGGTATCAGCTGCTGTGGCCGGCCATTGGCTTTCACCTGGGTATAGCCCTGGTGTTTGGCCTGGTCAGCTTTCTGCTGGCCATGGCCGGTGGCCTGGTACTGTATATGGTGCCGCCGCAGGCAGCCGGGCCAGGCCGAAAAAAGAGGAAGACCCTGGGGGAGTCTTCCTCTTCAACAACGGCCGCTTCGGTGTATGCCCTGGCCCAGGCGGCAGCAGCCTGA